From one Acidobacteriota bacterium genomic stretch:
- a CDS encoding LysR family transcriptional regulator yields MELRHLRYCIAVADELNFNRAAEKLHVSQSALSKQIRELEEEIGIEIFERTKRKVEVTEAGRLFLAEARRTLAQADQALQIATRAGRGEIGKLVVGLEGSSTYDLIPKILHTYRSRFPHVDLIVTEMPTLQQIHALEHKHIDVGFLIQPDDLADNIECERLLREPLIVALHQSHPLKDQSQVSLQALAKDAFVFVPQSLGCGFFSLVSQIFRSAGYTPGIIQEASQLQILLSFVAAGMGITLIPASARVFQMPGIVYVDLEPPAPTVDVMVAWRGDDSSPVVHAFLKIVRDNTQKQRLNT; encoded by the coding sequence ATGGAACTACGACACCTTCGCTATTGCATTGCCGTGGCCGATGAACTCAATTTCAACCGGGCGGCTGAAAAGCTGCACGTCTCACAATCGGCACTCAGTAAACAGATTCGTGAACTGGAAGAAGAAATCGGAATTGAGATTTTCGAACGCACCAAACGCAAAGTCGAAGTCACCGAAGCAGGCCGGCTCTTTCTGGCCGAAGCCCGCCGAACGCTGGCCCAGGCGGATCAGGCGCTCCAGATTGCCACTCGCGCCGGGCGTGGTGAAATCGGGAAACTGGTGGTCGGCCTTGAAGGTTCGTCCACCTATGACTTGATTCCCAAGATTTTGCACACCTATCGGTCCCGCTTTCCACACGTTGATCTGATCGTGACCGAAATGCCGACGCTACAGCAAATCCATGCTCTCGAACACAAACACATTGATGTCGGGTTTTTAATTCAACCAGATGATCTGGCCGACAATATCGAATGCGAACGGTTGCTGCGGGAACCATTGATTGTGGCACTCCACCAGTCGCATCCGTTGAAAGATCAGTCTCAGGTTTCACTTCAAGCTCTGGCGAAGGATGCCTTTGTGTTTGTCCCTCAAAGCTTGGGCTGCGGGTTTTTCTCGCTGGTCAGTCAGATTTTTCGATCAGCCGGCTACACACCGGGAATCATCCAGGAAGCCAGTCAACTTCAGATCTTGTTGAGTTTTGTTGCCGCCGGAATGGGCATCACCCTGATTCCAGCTTCGGCCCGAGTGTTTCAAATGCCTGGGATTGTCTATGTTGATCTGGAGCCACCTGCTCCGACGGTGGATGTGATGGTGGCCTGGCGGGGTGATGATTCGTCACCCGTGGTGCACGCGTTTCTGAAAATCGTGCGCGACAACACTCAAAAGCAACGACTGAACACATAA
- a CDS encoding flavodoxin family protein, which translates to MGRVAIVYHSGYGHTAAQAEAVARGAASVEGTTVEVFTSDDAITNLEKLNDFDAIIFGSPTYMGSVSSKMKAFMEASSKMWMELKWKDKIAAGFSNSGSLSGDKLNTLLQFAVFAGQHAMIWVGMDVLPSGAPGDPESINRVGSFLGAMAQSTHGTAVPPDGDLKTAELLGRRVALTAQQWVRGRQ; encoded by the coding sequence ATGGGACGTGTTGCAATTGTGTATCACAGTGGATATGGACATACAGCGGCGCAAGCCGAGGCCGTCGCCCGAGGCGCGGCATCTGTCGAGGGTACCACTGTTGAAGTTTTTACTTCGGATGATGCCATCACCAATTTGGAAAAATTAAATGACTTTGACGCCATTATTTTTGGAAGCCCAACCTATATGGGCAGTGTTTCCAGCAAGATGAAAGCGTTTATGGAAGCCAGTTCGAAGATGTGGATGGAGCTGAAATGGAAAGACAAAATCGCCGCCGGTTTTTCAAATTCCGGGAGCTTGAGCGGCGATAAACTCAACACGCTGCTCCAGTTCGCGGTGTTTGCCGGCCAGCACGCCATGATTTGGGTGGGAATGGATGTGTTGCCATCTGGGGCACCCGGCGACCCGGAAAGTATCAATCGCGTCGGTAGTTTCCTCGGCGCCATGGCGCAATCCACTCACGGAACAGCCGTTCCGCCAGACGGCGATTTAAAAACAGCGGAACTGCTTGGCCGCCGGGTGGCGCTCACCGCCCAGCAATGGGTGCGTGGAAGACAGTGA
- a CDS encoding pirin family protein codes for MITVRPGTERGQTQTYWLDSRHSFSFNMYFDPKHMGFQHLRVINEDWIRPGAGFGMHSHADMEILTYVIKGTLAHKDSTGGVGVIQAGEVQRMSAGTGISHSEFNHSDTEEVHLFQIWLLPERKGLQPGYEQRQFAATDRQDTLCLVAARDGRSQALTIYQDVDFYVASLTAPGKTVSHRLCPTRHGWLQIGLGRVNVNGVELKTGDAAAISDVERVEIEALEPSEILFFDLANNPKPNHH; via the coding sequence ATGATTACCGTCCGACCAGGAACTGAACGCGGACAAACTCAAACCTATTGGCTCGATAGCCGACATTCGTTCTCATTTAATATGTATTTTGATCCAAAGCATATGGGATTTCAGCACCTGCGAGTGATCAATGAAGACTGGATCCGGCCAGGCGCCGGTTTTGGAATGCACTCGCACGCGGATATGGAAATTTTGACCTATGTGATCAAAGGCACGCTTGCCCACAAAGACAGCACGGGTGGCGTGGGCGTCATTCAGGCGGGTGAAGTTCAGCGGATGTCCGCCGGAACCGGCATCAGCCACAGTGAATTTAATCACTCAGATACTGAAGAAGTGCATTTGTTTCAAATCTGGCTACTGCCCGAACGCAAAGGATTGCAGCCGGGATATGAACAGCGTCAATTTGCCGCTACAGATCGCCAGGATACGCTCTGTCTGGTGGCGGCCCGTGATGGACGCAGCCAGGCACTGACAATTTATCAAGACGTAGATTTTTACGTTGCCAGTCTGACGGCCCCCGGAAAAACCGTAAGTCACCGCCTGTGCCCAACCCGGCACGGATGGCTTCAGATTGGACTTGGACGTGTGAACGTCAATGGAGTTGAATTGAAGACCGGAGATGCCGCCGCCATCAGCGATGTCGAACGTGTTGAAATTGAAGCACTTGAACCGTCTGAAATTCTTTTCTTTGATCTGGCGAACAATCCCAAGCCAAATCATCATTGA